In the genome of Colletes latitarsis isolate SP2378_abdomen chromosome 9, iyColLati1, whole genome shotgun sequence, one region contains:
- the LOC143345733 gene encoding uncharacterized protein LOC143345733, with the protein MCILDISKICLYELHHDYMLPTHRNKCKIMYTDTDSLIYHIECDDIYELMIRDITRFDTSDYPTDNRYGIPLANKKVPGLMKDENNGAIMTEFVGLRAKMYAIQVDGKKDTKKVKGVKSNVVARTITFDDYVQCLMGEVEKICHQSCIRSMLHEVYTVSETKIALSPYDDKRYVVPYSTMTLPWGHYKIPL; encoded by the coding sequence atgtgtatactagatatatctaagatttgtttgtatgaactccatcacgattacatgttacccacacataggaataaatgtaaaattatgtacaccgatacagacagtctaatctaccacatcgagtgtgacgatatttatgaacttatgatacgcgatattacccgctttgacacgagcgattatcccacagataatcgatatggtattccgcttgctaataagaaggtaccaggtttaatgaaagatgaaaataatggtgcgattatgacggaatttgttggattgagagcgaaaatgtatgccatacaagtcgatggtaagaaagatacgaaaaaggtgaaaggtgtcaagagtaatgttgtagcgcgaactataacatttgatgattatgtgcaatgtttgatgggtgaggttgaaaagatttgtcaccaatcctgtataagatccatgttacatgaagtgtacacggtatcagaaacaaaaattgctttgagtccatacgatgacaaacgatatGTTGTACCATATTCAACCATGACGCTGCCATGGGGGCATTACAAAATACCACTTTAG